Proteins encoded by one window of Glycine soja cultivar W05 chromosome 15, ASM419377v2, whole genome shotgun sequence:
- the LOC114386537 gene encoding uncharacterized protein LOC114386537 produces MGALPPICVVGSVAWFAVVPLICFHVVEWHQPDRVLRQFGLQQPIPGCPSQPQNLHGITLKGKQDENWFHLLAPIIGQWNNRAEFRVDVYPRQEGLLGYNSDYMVWYRRKTKMFVDPNNANTAALGEVVETLQYMVSPQGRNTWTVDDLVPYVNKLAIISEEQERITEPVSHGPASEREFPAPEFHILQSSVETRGIGRRREPVEAEQYSQQMMERGHGMYYTPATFSEYPSQMYQYPFVGHDTDTSETSHSFGGVAETQAHFSWPTMTPSQQHDASMATPNAPFAPQWNVPGAIPDMGDLLGVDLRQEFSAEAEQAEAGRQRGGRRNPDRQARRWDRPCGTSSRHHGHHND; encoded by the exons ATGGGAGCGTTGCCTCCAATTTGTGTGGTTGGAAGTGTAGCCTGGTTTGCGGTGGTGCCACtgatttgtttccatgttgttgagtggcaccaacccgatAGAGTTTTACGACAATTTGGATTGCAACAACCCATTCCCGGGTGTCCTTCGCAACCGCAGAATCTCCATGGCATAACgctcaaaggcaaacaagatGAGAATTGGTTCCACCTGTTGGCCCCAATCATTGGTCAGTGGAACAACCGAGCAGAGTTTAGGGTCGACGTTTATCCTCGACAGGAGGGCCTACTGGGTTATAACTCGGACTACATGGTGTGGTATAGGCGtaaaacaaagatgtttgtcgacccaaacaatgcaaacacAGCTGCATTG GGTGAAGTTGTGGAGACTTTACAAtatatggtgtcaccacaagggAGGAATACGTGGACggttgatgatctcgtgccttacgTGAATAAGTTAGCGATTATATctgaagagcaagagagaatcactgagccagtgtcacatggtccagcatcagAGCGTGAATTCCCAGCCCCAGAGTTTCACAttcttcagtcaagtgttgaaactcgggGCATAGGCAGACGAAGGGAGCCTGTTGAAGCCGAAcaatattcccaacaaatgaTGGAGCGTggtcatggaatgtattacacgccagcAACATTTTCCGAATATCCttcacagatgtatcagtatccttttgTAGGTCATGATACTGATACTTCTGAGACCTCACATTCGTtcggtggtgttgcggaaacacaagctcatttttcatggcccactATGACTCCTTCACAGCAGCACGATGCCTCCATGGCAACACCTAACGCCCCATTTGCTCCGCAATGGAATGTACCCggagcaatacctgatatgggcgacttattaggtgttgatttgcgtcaggAGTTTTCTGCAGAGGCTGAGCAAGCAGAAGCGGGGAGACAACGCGGCGgaagaagaaatcctgatcgtcaagcgcgaagatgggatcgaccatgtggcacatcctcacgacatcacggacaccataatgattga